A window of Tautonia plasticadhaerens contains these coding sequences:
- a CDS encoding NUDIX hydrolase: MPPLPDPSPPPSARSQRPASWAREPEGDTSIEENWLFRLRRERYRSRSSGESHDYYVIHLADAVNVIALTPDRRILLVEQFRAGSAQDSLETPGGLLDPGEDPMEAGARELLEETGYAGNEPVLIGTVWSCPSLLTSRITTIMITDVRRVAEPECDAGEELRVELVPVREIPRLIRGGRIGHALAVQGLLWWLVSELPDTPFERPEVFRPGSRQFRIGSIMAAVAAVGVILGVLRSIVTTASIGAFFLLFVMMLVPAFVVVDRVLDPIPRSILTRSNPRIGRRGLMRLLATVGLSLILWLAGLLILIVATRG; encoded by the coding sequence ATGCCTCCTTTGCCAGACCCTTCCCCGCCCCCCTCGGCACGATCCCAGCGGCCCGCGTCCTGGGCCCGGGAGCCGGAGGGAGACACCTCGATCGAGGAGAACTGGCTGTTTCGCCTGAGGCGGGAGCGTTATCGGTCACGGTCGTCGGGCGAATCTCACGACTATTACGTCATCCACCTGGCCGACGCGGTCAACGTGATCGCCCTGACTCCCGACCGCCGAATCCTCCTGGTCGAGCAGTTCCGGGCCGGTTCGGCGCAGGACAGCCTGGAGACACCCGGGGGCCTGCTCGACCCCGGCGAGGACCCGATGGAGGCCGGCGCCCGCGAATTGCTGGAAGAAACCGGTTACGCGGGGAATGAGCCGGTCCTGATCGGGACCGTCTGGTCCTGCCCCTCGCTCCTGACCTCCCGGATCACGACCATCATGATCACCGACGTCCGTCGGGTGGCCGAGCCCGAATGCGACGCGGGAGAGGAGTTGCGCGTGGAGCTCGTCCCGGTCCGGGAAATCCCCCGGCTGATCCGGGGAGGGAGGATCGGACACGCGCTGGCCGTGCAGGGGTTGCTCTGGTGGCTCGTCTCCGAGCTGCCGGACACCCCGTTCGAGCGTCCCGAAGTCTTCCGGCCCGGTTCGAGGCAGTTCCGGATCGGATCGATCATGGCGGCGGTGGCCGCGGTCGGGGTGATCCTGGGGGTCCTGCGATCGATCGTGACGACGGCCTCGATCGGTGCCTTCTTCTTGCTGTTCGTGATGATGCTCGTCCCGGCCTTCGTCGTCGTCGACCGGGTCCTCGACCCGATCCCCCGGTCGATCCTCACCCGCTCCAACCCGAGGATCGGCCGACGGGGCCTGATGCGGCTGTTGGCGACGGTCGGCCTGAGCCTGATCCTCTGGCTGGCCGGGCTCCTCATCCTGATCGTGGCGACCCGCGGTTGA
- a CDS encoding HAD family hydrolase: protein MPSYKLLALDVDGTLIGRDGLVRPATAAAVARASAAGIRPVLCTGRRYRRARPVARQLGLDAPLVCNSGALVKDPGTHRTLWRADLGGELMVAVLDVLRSRGEPAVSIVDHEETPPDFLIPARPTGRHLFDDYVERNGQYALVDPDWMDRPERGSHFHLFAVGERDAMLEIEALLLLAAPGRLRTFVLHTSAYRGVMCEVLDTEASKWSAVLHLAERWGIGPDQIVAVGDDVNDLPMIRGAGLGVAMGQAPEVVREAADLVAPGFEDDGVAALIDGVLLA from the coding sequence ATGCCCTCGTATAAGCTGCTCGCGCTCGACGTGGATGGGACGCTGATCGGCCGGGACGGCCTGGTGCGTCCGGCCACCGCGGCGGCGGTCGCCCGGGCGTCGGCGGCGGGAATCCGGCCGGTCCTCTGCACGGGGAGACGCTACCGGAGGGCTCGACCGGTGGCCCGTCAACTCGGCCTGGACGCGCCGTTGGTGTGCAACTCGGGGGCGCTGGTCAAGGACCCGGGCACCCACCGGACGCTGTGGCGGGCCGACCTCGGGGGTGAGCTGATGGTCGCCGTGCTCGACGTGCTCCGCTCACGGGGCGAGCCGGCCGTCTCGATCGTCGACCACGAGGAAACGCCCCCCGACTTCCTCATCCCCGCTCGTCCCACCGGCCGGCACCTGTTCGACGACTACGTGGAGCGGAACGGGCAATACGCCCTGGTCGATCCGGACTGGATGGACCGGCCGGAACGGGGCTCGCACTTCCACCTGTTCGCCGTCGGGGAACGGGACGCGATGCTGGAAATCGAGGCGTTGCTGCTGCTCGCTGCCCCCGGGCGCCTGCGGACCTTCGTCCTGCACACCTCGGCCTATCGGGGGGTGATGTGCGAGGTGCTCGATACCGAGGCGAGCAAGTGGTCGGCCGTGTTACACCTGGCGGAGCGTTGGGGGATCGGGCCGGATCAGATCGTCGCCGTCGGGGACGACGTGAACGACCTGCCCATGATCCGGGGGGCCGGGCTCGGCGTGGCGATGGGGCAAGCCCCGGAGGTCGTCCGCGAGGCGGCCGACCTGGTCGCCCCCGGTTTCGAGGACGACGGGGTCGCCGCGCTCATCGACGGGGTGCTGCTGGCCTGA
- a CDS encoding sugar phosphate isomerase/epimerase family protein — protein sequence MTPAILLLATLPSASIPVQDPGLFDRENLVAWCIVPFDASHRGPRERAEMLQRLGIRRLAYDWRAEHLPSFDEELDALQRHGIELTALWFPTSLDEDARFLLDRLSARGLTPQLWVTGGGAPTPSPEERSARVAEEAARIRPIAEAAAKIGSEVALYNHGGWFGEPENQVAVIEALGMPNVGLVYNLHHGHSHLDRFPELLEFMKPRLLALNLNGMDPGGEAEGRKILVIGQGEEDARLLRVIRESGWHGPVGILDHVPEADAETQLRANLDGLRRTLGPPSP from the coding sequence ATGACCCCCGCGATCCTTCTGCTGGCGACCCTGCCCAGCGCGTCCATACCCGTGCAGGATCCCGGCCTCTTCGACCGGGAGAACCTCGTCGCCTGGTGCATCGTCCCGTTCGACGCCTCCCATCGAGGCCCCCGGGAGCGGGCCGAGATGCTGCAACGGCTCGGGATTCGGCGACTCGCCTACGACTGGAGGGCGGAACACCTGCCAAGCTTCGACGAGGAGCTGGATGCCCTGCAGCGGCACGGGATCGAGCTGACGGCACTCTGGTTCCCGACCTCCCTCGACGAGGACGCGCGATTCCTGCTCGACCGGCTCTCCGCCCGTGGCCTGACGCCCCAGCTCTGGGTCACCGGTGGTGGCGCCCCGACCCCCTCACCGGAGGAGCGGTCGGCCCGGGTCGCCGAGGAGGCGGCCCGCATCCGTCCGATCGCCGAGGCCGCCGCGAAGATCGGCAGCGAGGTCGCGCTTTACAACCACGGCGGCTGGTTCGGCGAGCCCGAGAACCAGGTCGCCGTCATCGAGGCCCTCGGGATGCCCAACGTCGGCCTCGTCTACAACCTCCACCACGGCCACTCCCACCTCGACCGGTTCCCCGAGTTGCTCGAATTCATGAAGCCCCGCCTGCTCGCCCTGAACCTCAATGGCATGGATCCGGGCGGCGAGGCCGAGGGACGTAAGATCCTGGTCATCGGCCAGGGCGAGGAGGACGCCCGGCTCCTCCGGGTAATCCGGGAGAGCGGCTGGCACGGCCCCGTCGGCATCCTCGACCACGTCCCCGAGGCCGACGCCGAGACCCAGCTCAGGGCGAACCTCGACGGCCTTCGGCGGACGCTCGGTCCTCCGTCCCCTTGA
- the rimO gene encoding 30S ribosomal protein S12 methylthiotransferase RimO, whose protein sequence is MSSTPPIKGTFNFVSLGCPKNTVDSERMLGLLAQDGYVPVQNPDGADLVIVNTCGFIDAARDESLSVIREMIDRKRAGQIRGVVVAGCLAERQKDLLLEEVPEVDQVIGVFGREEVVRAADRILGGLDEQRTIFNPAPIRALEDTARLRITPRHLAYLKVSEGCSRFCTFCAIPYMRGKHVTKSIESVVAEARELAADGVVELNLVAQDMTYYGVDLYGRPRLAELLRELDRVDGIRWIRILYNYPNYFTDELYEALSGCEKVIPYLDMPLQHINDRLLKMMNRRHTRAETEEIIRRLRRAMPGLVLRTTFIVGFPGETEAEFEELLDYVKETRFERLGVFPYSFEPDTPAAKLPGHIDEDVRTERRDRVMEAQQPIAFGFNASLVGRTVEVLIDAPAPAELGPGVWAGRSHADAPDVDGLVFVRDRDLRPGDLVPCEILSSEGYDLTARPVKGVSPRRRIRARPKPRKAPPASPFTILPG, encoded by the coding sequence ATGAGTTCCACCCCGCCGATCAAAGGCACGTTCAATTTCGTCAGCCTCGGCTGCCCGAAGAACACCGTCGATTCCGAGCGGATGCTCGGCCTGCTGGCCCAGGATGGCTATGTGCCGGTCCAGAACCCCGACGGGGCGGATCTGGTCATCGTCAACACCTGCGGCTTCATCGACGCCGCCCGCGACGAGAGCCTCTCCGTCATCCGGGAGATGATCGACCGCAAGCGGGCCGGGCAGATCCGGGGCGTGGTCGTCGCCGGATGCCTGGCCGAGCGGCAAAAGGATCTGCTGCTCGAGGAGGTCCCCGAGGTCGACCAGGTCATCGGCGTGTTCGGCAGGGAGGAAGTCGTCAGGGCGGCCGACCGCATCCTCGGCGGTTTGGACGAGCAGCGCACCATCTTCAACCCCGCACCGATCCGGGCCCTTGAGGACACGGCCCGCCTCCGAATCACCCCCCGGCACCTCGCCTACCTGAAGGTCTCCGAGGGGTGCAGCCGCTTCTGCACCTTCTGCGCGATCCCCTACATGAGGGGGAAGCACGTCACCAAGTCGATCGAGTCGGTCGTCGCCGAGGCCCGGGAGCTGGCCGCCGACGGCGTCGTCGAGCTGAATCTCGTCGCCCAGGACATGACCTATTACGGCGTCGACCTCTACGGCCGCCCCCGGCTGGCCGAGCTGCTCCGGGAGCTGGATCGCGTCGACGGGATCCGCTGGATTCGCATCCTCTACAACTACCCGAACTACTTCACCGACGAGCTGTACGAGGCGCTCTCCGGCTGCGAGAAGGTCATCCCGTATCTCGACATGCCGCTCCAGCATATCAACGATCGCCTCCTCAAGATGATGAACCGGCGCCACACCCGGGCCGAGACGGAGGAGATCATCCGACGGCTCCGCCGGGCGATGCCGGGGCTCGTGCTCCGCACGACGTTCATCGTCGGCTTCCCCGGCGAGACGGAAGCGGAATTCGAGGAACTCCTCGATTACGTCAAGGAGACGAGGTTCGAGCGGCTCGGCGTCTTCCCCTACTCGTTCGAGCCCGACACCCCCGCCGCCAAGCTCCCGGGCCACATCGACGAGGACGTCCGAACGGAGCGTCGGGACCGCGTGATGGAGGCGCAACAACCGATCGCCTTCGGGTTCAACGCCTCGCTCGTCGGCCGAACGGTCGAGGTCCTGATCGACGCCCCGGCGCCGGCGGAGCTGGGGCCGGGGGTCTGGGCCGGTCGATCCCACGCGGACGCCCCGGACGTCGACGGGCTCGTCTTCGTCCGGGACCGCGACCTCAGGCCGGGGGATCTCGTGCCGTGCGAGATCCTCTCCTCCGAGGGGTATGACTTGACGGCCCGGCCGGTGAAGGGGGTTTCCCCGAGGCGGAGGATCCGCGCTAGGCCGAAGCCCAGGAAGGCCCCGCCTGCCTCCCCGTTCACGATCTTGCCTGGCTGA
- the pgsA gene encoding CDP-diacylglycerol--glycerol-3-phosphate 3-phosphatidyltransferase, whose protein sequence is MSVEAGPSTAKKTVGIVNIPNALSVARLFLGAAALWLIEADRYGWALVVFLIAAITDTLDGYVARLLDQATAFGRQLDPMIDKLLIASVLIFLVAEPESGVSAWMASVIVIRELVIQWLRSMMEGRGVAFGSKWAGKMKTVLQCAAIVASLLALSLGTGAPGWVSIARDGLLWAAVLLTIYSGIEYFVAAAPRLREGRPAS, encoded by the coding sequence ATGAGCGTCGAGGCCGGTCCGAGCACGGCGAAGAAGACGGTGGGGATCGTCAACATCCCGAACGCCCTGAGCGTGGCCCGGCTGTTCCTCGGGGCGGCGGCCCTCTGGCTGATCGAGGCCGATCGGTACGGATGGGCGCTCGTCGTCTTCCTGATCGCCGCGATCACCGACACGCTCGACGGCTACGTCGCCCGACTGCTCGACCAGGCGACCGCCTTCGGCCGGCAGCTCGACCCGATGATCGACAAGCTGCTGATCGCCTCCGTCCTAATCTTCCTGGTCGCCGAGCCGGAGTCCGGGGTCTCGGCCTGGATGGCCTCGGTGATCGTGATCCGAGAGCTGGTGATCCAGTGGCTCCGGAGCATGATGGAGGGCAGGGGGGTGGCCTTCGGTTCGAAATGGGCAGGCAAGATGAAGACCGTGCTCCAATGCGCCGCGATCGTCGCCTCACTGCTCGCCCTGTCGCTGGGGACCGGGGCGCCGGGTTGGGTGTCGATCGCCCGGGATGGACTGCTCTGGGCGGCCGTGCTGCTGACGATCTATAGTGGGATCGAGTACTTCGTGGCGGCGGCTCCCCGGCTCCGAGAGGGCCGTCCTGCGTCCTGA
- a CDS encoding undecaprenyl-diphosphate phosphatase: MSPTEALTLAVLQGLTEFLPVSSSGHLAIASALFRSIGAVESGPDGLFFAVMLHVGTLAAILVYYRRDARADARQLISGGPGRSKVVRNGFLAVVATLPAVVVGLTLKDSVDEAFQSVLVPGYSFLITAALLLATSRIGEGTKGPSQTTWRDALLVGLAQAVAITPGISRSGSTIAAGLALGFSRSWAVGFSLLMAVPAILGAAVLEVRDLDGRSLTPVAIALTAASTALSGLVGYGAIVWLVRIVRSGRLWYFSVYLVLLSAAVLGTSSLGVWSGSGTESGGTTVGQGRRSETLDGPPGVELDRSGEIGPGRGDLDHGDAAGPRSTGPPPGTLGGSPRPIVR, from the coding sequence ATGAGCCCGACCGAAGCCCTGACCCTGGCCGTCCTCCAGGGGCTGACGGAATTCCTGCCGGTCTCCAGCAGTGGCCACCTCGCCATCGCCTCCGCGCTCTTCCGATCGATCGGCGCCGTGGAGTCCGGGCCCGACGGCCTGTTCTTCGCCGTGATGCTCCATGTCGGGACGCTCGCGGCCATCCTGGTCTACTACCGACGCGACGCCCGGGCGGATGCCCGGCAGCTGATCTCGGGGGGCCCCGGCCGGTCGAAGGTCGTCCGTAACGGGTTCCTCGCGGTCGTGGCGACCCTCCCGGCGGTCGTCGTGGGGCTCACGCTGAAGGACTCGGTCGACGAGGCATTCCAGAGCGTCCTCGTCCCGGGCTACTCCTTCCTCATCACCGCGGCCCTCCTCTTGGCGACCTCCCGGATCGGGGAGGGGACCAAGGGCCCCTCGCAGACGACCTGGAGGGACGCCCTGCTGGTCGGCCTGGCACAAGCCGTCGCGATCACGCCCGGGATCAGCCGGAGCGGCTCGACGATCGCCGCGGGCCTCGCCCTCGGCTTCTCCCGGTCCTGGGCCGTCGGCTTCAGCCTGCTGATGGCCGTCCCGGCGATCCTCGGCGCGGCCGTCCTGGAGGTCAGGGATCTCGACGGACGATCCCTCACCCCGGTGGCCATCGCCCTGACCGCCGCCTCGACGGCCCTCTCGGGCCTGGTCGGGTACGGGGCGATCGTCTGGCTGGTGCGGATTGTCCGATCGGGTCGCCTCTGGTATTTTTCTGTATACCTGGTGTTGCTCTCGGCCGCGGTGCTCGGCACCTCGAGCCTGGGCGTTTGGTCAGGATCGGGGACGGAATCGGGGGGGACGACCGTTGGGCAAGGCCGCCGATCGGAGACTCTGGACGGGCCCCCCGGGGTCGAGCTGGATCGATCGGGCGAGATCGGACCGGGGCGGGGCGACCTGGATCACGGCGACGCCGCTGGCCCGCGATCGACTGGCCCGCCGCCTGGCACTCTCGGGGGCTCGCCCCGCCCGATCGTCCGGTGA